Proteins encoded in a region of the Chryseobacterium piperi genome:
- the tpx gene encoding thiol peroxidase, translating to MSTTITLKGNEVHTIGSLPSNGTTIRDFALVDSGLNVKTLADFEGKKKVFNIFPSIDTGTCAASARKFNEEASSLDNTVVINVSKDLPFALGRFCAAEGLNNVETLSDFRSSFGDDYEVTMTDSPLKGLLSRAVIVTDENNKVVYTEQVSEIVNEPNYSAAIEALK from the coding sequence ATGTCGACTACTATTACGTTAAAAGGAAACGAAGTACATACTATAGGAAGCCTTCCGTCAAATGGAACAACAATAAGAGATTTTGCATTGGTAGATTCAGGATTAAATGTGAAAACACTGGCAGATTTTGAAGGAAAGAAAAAGGTCTTCAATATCTTTCCAAGTATAGATACGGGAACTTGTGCTGCTTCAGCAAGAAAATTCAATGAAGAAGCTTCCAGTTTAGATAATACAGTTGTCATCAATGTCTCTAAAGATCTCCCATTTGCATTAGGAAGATTTTGTGCTGCAGAAGGCTTAAATAATGTAGAAACTCTATCTGATTTCAGAAGTAGTTTCGGAGATGACTATGAAGTAACGATGACAGACTCTCCTTTAAAAGGACTTCTAAGCCGTGCAGTAATCGTTACGGACGAAAATAACAAAGTGGTATATACCGAGCAGGTTTCTGAAATCGTTAATGAACCAAATTATAGTGCCGCTATTGAAGCATTAAAATAA
- a CDS encoding Crp/Fnr family transcriptional regulator, producing MLDNYKRYGELFQVDQEHFEEFYSLLKNTELQKSDFFLKQGEKCKYLGFIKSGTIRSFYINDQGREINFGFYFENEFFTDYESILCDTVSNMNIQAIGNCEILLLNKDDLQKLYQKEAYWQQFGRMMSEKIYLDAKKRIDDLLCNSPENRYLNLLRKEPVVFQKIAQKHIASYLGITEQSLSRIRSRIIN from the coding sequence ATGCTTGATAATTACAAAAGGTATGGAGAACTATTTCAGGTTGACCAGGAACATTTCGAAGAATTCTATTCACTCCTTAAAAATACTGAGCTTCAGAAGTCTGACTTCTTTCTAAAGCAAGGAGAAAAATGCAAATATTTAGGCTTTATTAAAAGTGGTACGATCAGGAGCTTTTATATTAATGATCAGGGGCGCGAAATTAATTTTGGCTTCTATTTTGAAAATGAATTTTTTACGGATTACGAAAGCATTCTGTGCGATACGGTTTCCAATATGAATATCCAGGCCATCGGAAATTGTGAAATTTTACTTCTCAATAAAGATGATTTACAAAAATTATATCAGAAAGAAGCTTACTGGCAACAATTTGGAAGAATGATGAGCGAAAAGATTTATCTGGATGCCAAGAAAAGGATTGATGATTTATTGTGTAATTCACCTGAAAATAGATATCTCAATCTTCTGAGAAAAGAACCTGTAGTTTTTCAGAAAATAGCACAGAAACATATTGCCAGCTATCTTGGAATTACAGAACAATCTCTTAGTCGTATAAGAAGCAGGATTATTAATTAA
- a CDS encoding alpha/beta hydrolase has protein sequence MDQKDLTIILVHGAWGDGSHWQYVIPSLTKAGYKVRSVQNPLTTLQDDINKTKDLIDAQEGKVLLVGHSYGGAVISGAGNHDKVVGLVYIAAFAPDAGDSLGALLGKRESPGGASIYPDSKGFLWIKYDEFQSAFCQDLDDEKALVMSLSQKPIHSQCFGDEAGEPAWKTKPSWYQISLKDRMIPAETEKEMAERMQPKKIISLDAGHASLASHPQDVTQLILEAASTL, from the coding sequence ATGGATCAAAAAGATTTAACCATTATCTTGGTACACGGAGCTTGGGGAGATGGTTCCCACTGGCAGTATGTTATTCCTTCGCTTACCAAAGCAGGATATAAAGTGAGAAGCGTTCAAAATCCTTTAACTACATTACAGGACGATATTAACAAGACTAAAGATCTTATTGATGCACAAGAAGGAAAGGTGCTTCTAGTTGGGCATTCTTATGGTGGTGCTGTAATTTCCGGAGCTGGAAATCATGATAAAGTAGTGGGGTTGGTTTATATTGCAGCATTCGCTCCGGATGCAGGTGACAGCTTAGGAGCTCTTTTAGGAAAAAGAGAATCTCCGGGAGGAGCTAGTATTTATCCTGACAGTAAAGGATTCTTATGGATTAAATACGATGAATTCCAATCGGCTTTCTGCCAGGATCTGGATGACGAAAAGGCATTGGTAATGTCATTATCTCAAAAGCCAATCCACAGCCAGTGCTTCGGTGACGAAGCAGGAGAGCCTGCCTGGAAAACAAAACCAAGCTGGTATCAGATTTCGCTGAAGGATCGTATGATCCCTGCAGAAACTGAAAAAGAAATGGCGGAACGCATGCAGCCTAAAAAAATCATTTCTTTAGATGCAGGACATGCTTCATTAGCTTCACATCCTCAGGATGTTACTCAGTTGATTTTAGAAGCAGCATCAACGCTGTAA
- a CDS encoding VOC family protein — MVKRIVANLQTEDLSRADYFYHHILSLELLMDHGWIKTFGNDEKAKVQISFAVQGGNDTPVPDFSIEVDQVDDIHQKMKDSGFEITYDITDEDWGVRRFFVKDPFGKLINILSHQ; from the coding sequence ATGGTTAAAAGAATTGTAGCCAACTTACAGACAGAGGATTTATCCCGCGCAGACTATTTTTATCATCATATTTTAAGTCTTGAACTATTAATGGACCATGGCTGGATCAAAACATTCGGCAATGATGAAAAAGCAAAGGTTCAGATAAGCTTTGCTGTTCAGGGAGGAAATGATACTCCTGTTCCTGATTTTTCTATTGAAGTGGATCAAGTGGATGATATTCATCAAAAGATGAAAGATTCAGGTTTTGAGATTACCTATGATATTACTGATGAAGATTGGGGAGTCCGAAGATTTTTCGTGAAAGATCCATTTGGAAAATTAATTAATATTCTCTCCCATCAATAA
- a CDS encoding glyoxalase superfamily protein, translated as MKAEQIIPILRIFDYQKTIEFYVDWLGFEIVWEHHFEDNTPVYMEVNKENITFHLSEHHGDATPGSSVFIWGEGVADYHKELIAKKYKYNRPGLEKTFYDAVSFTVNDPFGNKIIFNEKFDEAKHKELEFYSAG; from the coding sequence ATGAAAGCAGAACAGATTATACCTATTCTCAGGATTTTTGATTACCAGAAAACAATTGAATTTTACGTTGACTGGCTTGGTTTTGAAATTGTCTGGGAACATCATTTTGAAGATAACACCCCTGTTTACATGGAAGTGAACAAAGAAAATATAACCTTTCATTTAAGTGAACATCATGGTGATGCTACGCCGGGAAGCAGTGTTTTTATCTGGGGAGAAGGAGTGGCAGATTATCATAAAGAATTAATTGCTAAAAAGTATAAATATAACAGGCCGGGATTGGAAAAAACATTTTATGATGCAGTCTCTTTTACAGTTAATGACCCGTTTGGAAATAAGATTATTTTCAATGAAAAATTTGATGAGGCGAAACATAAGGAGTTGGAGTTTTATTCGGCAGGTTAG
- a CDS encoding DUF763 domain-containing protein, producing MKRSGTADLPLHYGKVPPWLYERMSVLGLSIIEVILMDYGKDEVLRRLSNPFWFQSFGAVMGMDWHSSGITTSVMGALKRSINPNSKSLGIYICGGKGKFSKDTPSELIAIADKTGLNGTELVRASKLSAKVDNTAIQDGYQLYLHNFILSDTGSWSVVQQGMHESDGTARRYHWHSENVKSFIEEPHTGINGISRGKILNLTDAHASDNRKGILEISHTDSTEVMSDFSRLILPAHHDVQGSDVDLKRLGALLYVTREQQPQNFEDLLMLEGVGPRTMQSLALVSEVIHGAPSRFSDPARFSFAHGGKDGHPFPVPINVYDESIGILKKGIEKSKLGNSDKLKSLHKLHQIIAETEKSFTPDFDIQEVIEEERQNSWRFGGKTVFGDAEKPGKPKPIQLSLF from the coding sequence ATGAAACGTTCAGGAACAGCAGACCTACCTTTACACTATGGCAAAGTACCGCCATGGCTGTATGAGCGTATGTCTGTACTGGGACTATCCATTATTGAGGTAATCCTGATGGATTATGGTAAAGATGAAGTTCTTCGCCGGTTGTCAAACCCGTTTTGGTTTCAAAGTTTTGGAGCGGTAATGGGAATGGACTGGCATTCTTCAGGCATAACAACCTCTGTAATGGGAGCATTAAAACGATCGATTAATCCCAACTCAAAATCCTTAGGTATTTATATTTGTGGCGGAAAAGGGAAGTTTTCAAAAGATACGCCTTCAGAACTTATTGCAATTGCCGATAAAACCGGATTAAACGGTACAGAATTGGTCAGAGCAAGCAAACTCTCTGCGAAAGTGGATAATACAGCTATTCAGGATGGATATCAGCTGTATCTGCATAATTTTATCCTGTCTGATACGGGAAGCTGGAGTGTTGTTCAACAAGGAATGCACGAATCTGACGGAACAGCGAGAAGGTATCACTGGCATTCAGAGAATGTAAAATCATTTATTGAAGAACCTCACACGGGGATCAATGGGATTTCGAGAGGAAAAATTCTTAATCTTACTGATGCTCATGCTTCCGACAACCGAAAAGGAATCCTGGAGATTTCTCATACCGATTCTACGGAGGTGATGAGTGATTTTTCGAGGCTGATCCTTCCGGCACATCATGATGTTCAGGGCTCCGATGTTGATTTAAAACGTTTAGGTGCTCTTTTATATGTCACGCGTGAGCAGCAGCCACAAAATTTCGAAGACCTTCTAATGTTGGAAGGGGTAGGGCCACGTACGATGCAGTCCTTGGCTCTGGTGAGTGAGGTGATCCATGGAGCGCCGTCCAGATTTTCAGATCCAGCAAGGTTTTCTTTTGCTCATGGAGGTAAGGATGGACATCCTTTTCCAGTTCCTATTAACGTATATGATGAAAGTATTGGTATTCTTAAAAAAGGGATTGAAAAATCCAAACTGGGAAACTCAGATAAACTGAAATCATTACATAAACTTCATCAGATTATTGCTGAGACAGAAAAAAGCTTTACACCGGATTTTGATATTCAGGAAGTGATAGAAGAAGAAAGGCAGAACTCCTGGAGATTTGGTGGTAAAACTGTTTTCGGAGATGCTGAAAAACCCGGAAAGCCAAAGCCTATTCAGCTTTCCTTATTCTAA
- a CDS encoding Crp/Fnr family transcriptional regulator: MGNIALEISYDFPFFMHEELGEIFQAHEKVTFQKGDFILEEGKTANEYYILEKGLARSFVNDFNGNEVTTHFFAENEIIIEVLSLFQRIPSQENIMCITDCECWKLDYNTFQDLFHKIPNLREWGRSWMSQQLFAYKQRSVEMFTLSATKRYLNLLEQKNKVIQLAPLKQIASYLGVTDTSLSRIRKELVSHSKKI; encoded by the coding sequence ATGGGTAATATAGCTTTAGAAATTTCATATGATTTTCCATTTTTCATGCATGAAGAACTGGGTGAGATCTTTCAGGCTCATGAAAAAGTAACCTTTCAAAAAGGAGATTTTATTCTTGAAGAAGGAAAAACAGCTAATGAATATTATATTTTGGAAAAGGGGCTGGCCAGATCATTCGTTAATGACTTTAATGGCAATGAAGTTACCACTCATTTTTTCGCGGAAAATGAAATTATTATAGAAGTTTTGTCTCTTTTTCAGAGAATCCCATCGCAGGAAAATATTATGTGTATTACCGATTGTGAATGCTGGAAATTAGATTATAATACATTTCAGGATCTCTTCCACAAAATTCCTAATCTCAGGGAGTGGGGACGTTCATGGATGTCCCAACAGCTTTTTGCTTACAAACAGCGATCTGTAGAAATGTTTACCCTTTCCGCTACAAAGCGATATCTTAACCTGTTGGAACAGAAAAATAAGGTGATACAATTGGCTCCCCTCAAACAAATAGCCTCATACCTTGGAGTTACGGATACTTCTCTAAGCAGAATCCGTAAAGAATTGGTGTCGCATTCAAAGAAAATTTAA
- a CDS encoding VOC family protein codes for MKVNQIYVNLPVKDIQKTREFWTKLGFTINEQFSDEKAVCIMMKEDSIYVMFLTEEYFQTFSSKPVPKGDTAEVLVAVSLNSREEVEHIVNTALANGGSQHEEPQDYGWMYQNSFWDLNGHGWNITFADISKFPAE; via the coding sequence ATGAAAGTCAATCAAATTTATGTGAATCTTCCTGTTAAAGATATTCAGAAAACGAGAGAATTCTGGACGAAACTGGGCTTCACGATCAACGAACAATTTTCAGACGAAAAAGCAGTATGTATAATGATGAAGGAAGATAGTATTTATGTTATGTTTCTAACGGAAGAATACTTTCAGACTTTTTCCAGTAAGCCGGTTCCTAAAGGGGATACAGCTGAGGTACTTGTTGCTGTTAGTTTAAACAGCCGTGAGGAAGTTGAGCATATAGTTAACACAGCTCTGGCAAACGGAGGTTCACAGCATGAAGAACCACAAGATTATGGATGGATGTATCAAAATTCTTTTTGGGATCTTAACGGACACGGCTGGAATATAACATTTGCAGATATTTCTAAGTTTCCTGCTGAATAG
- a CDS encoding DinB family protein, with protein sequence MDTPKSKKIEIVIPAYRMHSQSFLNVLDGISEEDAMKRIDGKTNHIVWMAGNFLNMRYGLGWVLGLQEEDPYNELFFQGKALDESFSYPSLEDLKKSFHAVSPKVYQKLLEATDEQLDEIFEIGMNAPYFKETKLNFIGMCIGREDYLCGQIGLMRKILGYPGMKYDTDENLKY encoded by the coding sequence ATGGACACGCCAAAATCAAAAAAAATAGAAATCGTTATTCCTGCTTATAGAATGCACTCCCAAAGCTTTTTGAATGTTTTGGATGGTATTTCGGAAGAAGATGCCATGAAACGGATTGATGGAAAAACCAACCATATCGTATGGATGGCGGGAAACTTTCTCAATATGCGCTACGGATTAGGCTGGGTCTTAGGACTCCAGGAAGAAGATCCTTATAATGAGCTCTTTTTCCAGGGTAAAGCCTTAGATGAGAGTTTCAGCTACCCAAGCCTGGAGGACCTGAAGAAAAGTTTTCATGCAGTTTCCCCTAAAGTATATCAGAAATTATTGGAAGCTACAGATGAACAGTTGGATGAAATTTTTGAAATAGGCATGAATGCACCCTATTTTAAAGAAACCAAACTTAATTTCATAGGTATGTGTATAGGACGCGAAGATTATTTATGCGGGCAAATAGGATTGATGCGGAAAATTTTAGGCTATCCTGGAATGAAGTATGATACTGATGAAAATTTAAAATACTAA
- a CDS encoding alpha/beta fold hydrolase, whose product MHPIEKGYKTVNGIQMYYEVYGSGKPLVLIHGGGSSILFDFKEVISRLENRFQLKLIGIDLQNHGMTEHRNIPETFQQDAHDVVALLAEIKINKASFWGFSNGGNTVMQIAYLYPGIMDKLIVASSFYKRNGMQDGFFESMDEASLDSMPEPLKINFLELNPDFSRLENMFDKDSKRMQSFEDWGDEILTSINSSALFISGDKDIIKPEHTVEMWRLVKRSQLMILPATHGSYMMADFEGNTDEKLIDLTVNEVATFLKD is encoded by the coding sequence ATGCATCCTATAGAAAAAGGTTATAAGACGGTTAATGGAATTCAGATGTACTATGAGGTATATGGTTCCGGAAAGCCATTAGTCTTAATTCATGGAGGAGGTTCTTCCATTCTATTTGACTTCAAAGAAGTTATTTCAAGACTGGAAAATCGATTTCAATTAAAATTAATAGGAATTGACCTGCAAAATCACGGAATGACGGAGCATAGGAATATTCCGGAAACCTTTCAGCAGGATGCTCATGATGTGGTAGCTCTTTTGGCGGAAATAAAAATAAATAAAGCCTCATTCTGGGGATTTAGTAACGGAGGAAATACAGTCATGCAAATTGCATATCTCTATCCAGGAATAATGGATAAGTTGATTGTAGCCTCTTCTTTCTACAAAAGAAACGGAATGCAGGACGGTTTTTTTGAATCGATGGATGAAGCCAGTCTTGATTCAATGCCAGAACCGCTTAAAATTAATTTTCTGGAATTAAATCCTGACTTTTCCAGATTAGAAAATATGTTTGATAAAGACAGTAAAAGAATGCAGTCTTTTGAAGACTGGGGTGATGAAATCCTGACGTCTATAAACAGCTCTGCATTATTTATTTCCGGAGATAAAGATATCATAAAACCCGAGCATACAGTAGAAATGTGGCGACTGGTTAAGAGATCTCAATTAATGATTCTTCCTGCAACTCATGGTTCTTATATGATGGCTGATTTTGAGGGGAATACCGATGAAAAGCTCATAGATTTAACCGTGAATGAAGTAGCGACATTTTTAAAAGATTAA
- a CDS encoding VOC family protein: protein MAKLNPYLNFDGTAEEAFNFYKSIFGGEFRGEVYKMGNAPGTENLSEEEKNRVMHIALPIGDDLLMASDIVPGFGQSLTVGNNNYVSIFPESRDEADRLFKGLSEGGNIEMPIEDQFWGDYFGSFQDKYGVHWMVNYNEESAK, encoded by the coding sequence ATGGCAAAATTAAATCCATACCTCAATTTTGATGGTACAGCAGAAGAAGCTTTCAATTTTTACAAATCGATCTTTGGCGGAGAATTCCGTGGCGAAGTCTATAAAATGGGAAATGCACCGGGAACAGAAAATCTTTCCGAAGAAGAAAAAAATAGGGTGATGCATATTGCGTTGCCTATCGGGGATGATCTTTTGATGGCATCAGATATCGTTCCCGGATTTGGGCAGAGTCTGACGGTGGGAAACAATAATTATGTTTCTATTTTCCCCGAATCCAGAGATGAAGCAGACAGACTTTTTAAAGGACTTTCCGAAGGCGGGAATATAGAAATGCCTATTGAAGATCAGTTTTGGGGAGACTATTTCGGAAGCTTTCAGGATAAATATGGTGTTCATTGGATGGTGAACTATAATGAAGAATCTGCAAAATAA
- a CDS encoding SRPBCC family protein — protein sequence MDPIKIDITILAPVEKVWDYFNAPNHITQWNFAHESWQCPSSVNDLRVGGKFKTRMEAKDKSFGFDFEGIYDEVIPYEKIKYHLEDGRNVEVIFERIDSNTTKVTEVFDPEKQNSAEMQRDGWYAILDNFHKYVEKH from the coding sequence ATGGATCCAATTAAAATAGATATTACCATTTTAGCACCTGTTGAAAAAGTCTGGGATTATTTTAATGCTCCTAATCACATTACCCAATGGAATTTTGCTCATGAGAGCTGGCAATGTCCGAGCTCTGTAAATGATTTGAGGGTTGGAGGAAAATTCAAAACCCGGATGGAAGCAAAAGATAAAAGCTTCGGATTTGATTTTGAAGGAATCTACGATGAGGTTATTCCTTATGAAAAGATAAAATATCACCTGGAAGATGGTCGAAATGTGGAAGTAATTTTTGAACGTATTGATTCGAATACAACAAAAGTTACTGAAGTTTTTGATCCTGAAAAGCAGAATTCAGCGGAAATGCAAAGAGATGGCTGGTACGCGATCCTCGATAATTTCCATAAATATGTTGAAAAACACTAA
- a CDS encoding DNA-directed RNA polymerase subunit alpha C-terminal domain-containing protein, which yields MINLVIMAKCLSSICAVNHVSKEDFLYGILAMPARRSLEKEKIDSLEKLCDYSEDEIRQFHGFGKNTMEKLKNHMKEHQVSFKNIH from the coding sequence ATGATCAATTTAGTAATAATGGCCAAATGTTTAAGTTCCATTTGTGCTGTTAATCATGTTAGTAAGGAGGATTTTTTATATGGTATTCTCGCTATGCCTGCAAGACGGTCTTTGGAAAAAGAAAAAATTGATTCTTTAGAAAAGCTATGCGATTATTCTGAAGATGAGATTAGGCAATTTCATGGCTTTGGAAAAAATACAATGGAAAAGCTTAAAAACCATATGAAAGAGCATCAGGTCTCCTTTAAAAATATACACTAA
- a CDS encoding VOC family protein, with protein MNNDIFPCLWCDEDAKQAAEFYCNVFNGTITADTPVVMNIDLFGQKLMLLNGGPQFKKNASVSFMVICETEDEVQDYWNKLMVGGMALMPLDSYPWSKKYGWVRDQYGVTWQLFLGEKQEDQKIIPTLMFIHQNNGKAMEAMEFYTQTFPDSKIGNILKYKDGGEPHEVPENIQHAHFIIDGYVLFCMDNSYDHQFDFNEGISMVVMTNDQEQTDYLWNTLISNGGRESMCGWLKDRFGMSWQIVPKRLIQLMNDSVPEKAQKVVQAMMKMQKIIIKDLEEAYSS; from the coding sequence ATGAATAATGATATTTTCCCATGTTTATGGTGTGATGAAGATGCAAAACAGGCTGCGGAGTTTTACTGCAACGTTTTTAATGGGACTATTACGGCTGATACTCCGGTTGTAATGAATATAGATCTTTTTGGTCAAAAACTAATGCTGCTTAACGGTGGACCTCAATTTAAAAAGAATGCTTCAGTTTCATTCATGGTTATTTGTGAAACCGAAGATGAAGTTCAGGATTATTGGAATAAATTAATGGTTGGTGGAATGGCTCTGATGCCTCTTGATTCCTATCCCTGGAGTAAAAAATATGGCTGGGTTCGAGATCAATATGGCGTTACCTGGCAGTTATTTTTAGGAGAAAAACAAGAAGATCAAAAGATAATACCCACACTGATGTTTATCCATCAGAATAATGGAAAAGCGATGGAGGCGATGGAGTTCTATACACAAACCTTTCCTGATTCAAAAATCGGAAATATCCTGAAATATAAAGATGGTGGTGAGCCCCACGAGGTTCCTGAAAATATACAGCATGCCCATTTTATCATTGACGGGTATGTTTTATTCTGCATGGATAATTCTTATGATCACCAGTTTGATTTTAATGAAGGCATTTCTATGGTCGTTATGACTAATGATCAAGAGCAAACAGATTATCTCTGGAATACACTTATCTCCAACGGAGGCAGAGAAAGTATGTGTGGCTGGTTGAAAGATCGCTTTGGAATGAGCTGGCAGATTGTTCCTAAAAGATTGATTCAGCTTATGAATGATTCAGTCCCGGAAAAAGCCCAGAAAGTAGTACAGGCCATGATGAAAATGCAGAAGATTATAATTAAAGATCTGGAAGAAGCTTATTCTTCTTAA
- a CDS encoding VOC family protein, which produces MNTTIFPCLLYNKEAKEAADFYCKVFNAKILTETPFVTEIDVSGQKLMLLNGPEVEKNPSVSLMVICDTEDEVQNYWDQLMEGGKALMDLGSYPWSKKYGWVSDRYGFSWQIILGEKPDGQRVVPTMMFVHHNNGKAMEAMEFYTQTFPDSKIENVLKYKDGGGDQETPENVQHASFNISGYHMSCMDSSYDHQFYFNEGISMVVMTNDQKETDYFWDTLISGGGEESVCGWLKDRYGFSWQIAPKRLIELVNDPDQDKAQKAMQAMMKMKKIIIKDIEEAYYS; this is translated from the coding sequence ATGAATACAACAATTTTCCCATGTCTCTTGTATAATAAAGAGGCTAAAGAAGCAGCTGATTTTTATTGTAAAGTTTTTAATGCAAAAATTCTTACAGAAACCCCTTTCGTAACTGAGATTGATGTATCCGGGCAAAAACTAATGCTTTTAAACGGCCCTGAGGTTGAGAAAAATCCATCAGTTTCCTTGATGGTCATTTGTGATACCGAAGATGAAGTTCAAAATTACTGGGATCAGTTAATGGAAGGAGGGAAAGCCTTGATGGATCTTGGTTCTTATCCCTGGAGTAAAAAATATGGCTGGGTGAGTGACCGGTATGGATTCAGCTGGCAAATTATTTTGGGTGAGAAACCCGACGGGCAGAGAGTAGTACCTACAATGATGTTTGTACATCATAATAATGGGAAGGCGATGGAAGCGATGGAGTTTTATACACAAACCTTTCCCGATTCAAAAATTGAAAACGTTTTAAAATATAAAGATGGCGGTGGAGATCAGGAGACTCCTGAAAATGTACAACATGCTTCATTTAACATTAGTGGATATCATATGTCATGTATGGATTCTTCTTATGATCATCAATTTTATTTTAATGAGGGAATATCGATGGTGGTAATGACCAATGATCAGAAAGAAACGGATTATTTTTGGGATACCCTTATTTCCGGAGGTGGAGAAGAAAGTGTGTGCGGATGGCTGAAAGATCGATATGGATTCAGCTGGCAGATTGCCCCGAAAAGACTCATTGAGTTAGTTAATGATCCGGATCAGGACAAAGCCCAGAAAGCCATGCAGGCTATGATGAAGATGAAGAAAATTATTATCAAAGATATAGAAGAGGCTTATTATTCTTAA
- a CDS encoding SDR family oxidoreductase: MKTQNKSKFKSKVPEEGLFPEIIRKNYSGSKKLANKKAVISGGDSGIGQAVAVHYAREGADVAIIYKESDKDAKETLKLVEKEGRECILLKGDVSKKAFRDRCINRIKKEWKNLDILVNNAGIQFPKNDIEKISDEQIRETFNVNIISMIALTRDFLSLMKSGSRIICTTSVTAYRGSDHLIDYSSTKGAIATFIRSLATNLAEKKILVNGVAPGPIWTPLVKETFDDLSTFGKDNPLKRAGQPSEVAPAYVFLASEDSSFITGEIIHINGGDFVGG, encoded by the coding sequence ATGAAAACACAGAACAAGTCAAAGTTTAAATCAAAAGTGCCTGAAGAAGGACTGTTTCCAGAAATTATCAGAAAGAATTATTCAGGAAGTAAGAAACTTGCCAATAAGAAGGCAGTTATTTCAGGAGGAGATAGTGGAATAGGGCAAGCTGTTGCCGTTCATTATGCAAGAGAGGGAGCAGATGTCGCTATTATTTATAAAGAAAGCGACAAAGATGCTAAAGAAACCTTGAAGCTGGTGGAAAAAGAAGGACGGGAATGTATATTGCTTAAAGGAGATGTCTCTAAAAAGGCATTTCGGGACCGTTGCATCAACAGGATAAAAAAAGAATGGAAGAACCTGGACATTCTTGTTAATAATGCAGGAATACAATTTCCCAAAAATGATATTGAGAAAATTTCCGATGAGCAGATCAGGGAAACTTTCAATGTCAATATTATTTCGATGATTGCTCTTACAAGAGATTTTCTATCACTGATGAAAAGCGGCAGCCGTATTATTTGTACAACTTCTGTTACCGCTTACAGGGGAAGTGATCACTTAATTGATTATTCTTCTACGAAAGGAGCTATTGCTACCTTTATACGTTCGTTGGCGACCAATCTTGCAGAGAAAAAAATTCTTGTCAATGGAGTAGCCCCCGGACCTATCTGGACTCCGCTTGTCAAAGAAACATTTGATGACCTTTCCACTTTTGGAAAAGATAACCCTTTAAAACGAGCCGGTCAGCCGTCAGAAGTAGCACCTGCTTATGTTTTTTTGGCTTCGGAAGACTCGAGTTTCATTACCGGAGAAATCATTCATATCAATGGAGGTGATTTTGTTGGAGGATAA
- a CDS encoding SRPBCC family protein, translating to MEALSYTIEINARPEKVWTVLWGEMTYQQWTTAFTAGSFYQGDLEEGSIVKFLDPNNNGMYSRVEKNIPNKEMRFLHLGEIYDGVEAPQEWGDATESYVLEEREDGTVLKCKIQTPDEFKDFFEDKFPKALGIVKNLSENQL from the coding sequence ATGGAAGCATTATCATACACAATCGAAATAAATGCACGTCCCGAAAAGGTATGGACTGTCCTTTGGGGTGAAATGACGTATCAACAATGGACAACAGCTTTTACAGCGGGCTCTTTTTATCAGGGAGATCTTGAGGAAGGAAGTATTGTCAAGTTTTTAGATCCCAATAACAATGGCATGTACAGCCGTGTCGAAAAAAATATTCCCAATAAGGAAATGAGATTTCTCCATTTAGGAGAAATTTACGATGGTGTTGAAGCACCACAAGAGTGGGGAGATGCAACAGAATCCTATGTTCTCGAAGAAAGAGAAGACGGAACGGTTCTGAAATGTAAAATACAGACTCCCGATGAGTTTAAAGACTTCTTTGAAGATAAATTTCCAAAAGCTTTGGGAATTGTAAAAAACCTTTCAGAAAATCAGCTCTAA